The following are encoded together in the Syngnathus typhle isolate RoL2023-S1 ecotype Sweden linkage group LG5, RoL_Styp_1.0, whole genome shotgun sequence genome:
- the cdca2 gene encoding cell division cycle-associated protein 2 isoform X3: MANEQMLIVDKKTDESKMSPSKDPETVSRESLEFQKLTPSQFGITVQSFNPVASGSKEKSHLAKLKARRRRSNVGVRGSPETNSLIRFIAQQKLKNSSNCQTPEQLVRGSPFLPRVASTLKQKIASFQTLVFVEESEVCDQDDNTGGCMTTKDYLSDEHNQEGKENHHRAASPSPSKKRRVGPLKGCQVQIRVAHTPDLPLNGRDKEGDKEPVAECNDNVKPEPVPSSETEEETQPVLPCTPLRGYRERHMSLEHHAFSSKNNQQENVFEPQSPSRPQPSDLTSLSPEESFSVFQFSSVPSQSSEASESSEASAEKKKKKRVHFGCPLSPEFFDTQLPPSTPLQKGQTPARASTPGGILKKTPQRSESFTPQAQRDLCSMFGASPAPMSLDHRMLHMAEDGVEKFEKMIFPSTADSDSTIMSDTELMNCTQLNLNDAFDDEALSPAVPTDVKSEIRPAYESNALNERESLSEEKQPEAVGDPAPRLKNWENKAAEESESTNEFPAARTRKRKLPEKSQPVRRSTRSAAKPSETIKLASKAAANRWKREVNVSLYGSRTYASKNPSLSPIIELFQSVAAQGCLPTSCADENAYLKNNASESESSGPGTSVCIGESSSEAPWSSGKKASGTNRSSSRPRTTRRGLRKGRVSMHDLLRVEPQMQTDEKESENHEEEVTTNTAGSIDGPSEQVSDDAAEHCTLIFADTTSAHADPNSDCCHLVVEGSTSACLLGEEQTSTVALTSTSPRTTQQAQDMSRCLGRSVNPAEEQPQAEATTQPKTNSNSSCESPEEEAQVDCGPASWKADFNFEDVFKCRGQRSVRRSLRNQRNTDNDSGLAWVPRISPEIRKRTVKKMQNRRFSSII; the protein is encoded by the exons ATGGCCAATGAACAAATGCTCATTGTGGACAAGAAGACAGACGAGAGCAAAATGTCCCCTTCAAAGGATCCTGAAACTGTATCAAGGGAGTCTCTGGAGTTTCAGAAACTCACACCTTCTCAGTTTGGGATTACTGTGCAAAGTTTCAACCCAGTAGCATCTGGAAGCAAAG AAAAATCTCATTTGGCAAAATTGAAGGCAAGACGAAGACGTTCTAATGTAGGTGTGAGAGGCTCACCAGAAACAAACTCGCTCATCCGCTTCATTGCACAACAAAAACTGAAGAATTCCTCCAACTGTCAAACTCCAGAG CAGCTTGTCAGAGGTAGCCCCTTCCTTCCTCGAGTAGCATCCACCCTGAAGCAGAAAATAGCTTCCTTCCAGACTTTGGTGTTTGTGGAGGAGAGCGAGGTTTGCGATCAGGATGACAACACTGGTGGATGCATGACGACAAAGGATTATCTTTCTG atgAACACAACCAAGAAGGGAAAGAGAACCACCATCGAGCAGCTTCACCCTCACCCAGCAAGAAGCGTCGTGTGGGCCCCCTCAAAGGCTGTCAAGTGCAGATTAGAGTTGCACACACTCCAGACCTTCCCTTAAATGGCAGAGACAAGGAG GGAGATAAGGAGCCAGTGGCAGAATGCAATGACAATGTCAAACCAGAACCTGTGCCGTCAAGTGAGACTGAAGAAGAAACCCAACCTGTGCTTCCTTGTACACCTCTTCGTGGTTACCGTGAACGACACATGTCCTTGGAACATCATGCCTTTTCCTCCAAAAATAACCAGCAG GAAAATGTGTTTGAACCTCAAAGCCCCAGCCGACCACAGCCTAGTGACCTTACATCACTTTCGCCAGAGGAATCTTTCTCTGTTTTCCAGTTCTCTTCGGTCCCGTCTCAATCATCTG AAGCAAGCGAGTCGTCTGAGGCATCtgcagaaaagaagaaaaagaagcggGTGCATTTTGGATGCCCACTTTCCCCTGAGTTTTTTGATACGCAACTGCCTCCCAGCACCCCGTTGCAGAAAGGGCAAACGCCAGCTCGAGCCTCCACACCAGGTGGGATCTTAAAGAAGACACCGCAGAGGAGTGAGTCTTTCACTCCACAAGCCCAGCGAGATCTTTGCAGTATGTTTGGTGCCTCCCCGGCGCCAATGTCACTTGACCACAGAATGCTCCATATGGCGGAAGATGGGGTGGAGAAGTTTGAAAAG ATGATTTTTCCTTCAACAGCAGACAGTGATTCTACAATTATGTCTGATACAG AATTGATGAATTGCACCCAGCTGAATTTAAATGATGCTTTCGATGATGAGGCTCTTTCCCCAGCAGTACCAACAG ACGTGAAGTCTGAAATAAGGCCAGCCTATGAGTCAAACGCCCTGAACGAGCGTGAGTCTTTATCAGAGGAAAAACAACCTGAGGCTGTCGGTGACCCTGCACCCAGATTGAAGAACTGGGAAAATAAG GCAGCAGAAGAATCTGAATCTACAAATGAATTTCCAGCTGCTCGTACTCGTAAGAGGAAG cttcctgAAAAGAGCCAGCCTGTGAGGAGGTCGACACGCTCTGCTGCCAAGCCTTCTGAGACGATTAAA CTGGCCTCTAAAGCAGCAGCAAATCGGTGGAAAAGGGAAGTCAACGTTTCTCTTTACGGCTCTCGAACATATGCATCCAAGAATCCTAGCCTCAGTCCCATCATAGAGTTGTTCCAGTCAGTAGCAGCACAGGGCTGTCTCCCTACTAGCTGTGCAG ATGAAAATGCATACTTGAAGAATAACGCCAGTGAGTCAGAAAGCAGTGGCCCCGGGACTTCAGTGTGTATTGGTGAGAGTTCATCAGAAGCGCCCTGGTCCTCTGGCAAAAAAGCCTCAGGGACTAACAGGTCCTCATCAAGGCCCAGGACCACAAGGCGAGGATTAAGGAAGGGCAGAGTTTCAATGCACGATCTGCTACGTGTGGAGCCTCAGATGCAGACCGATGAGAAGGAAAGCGAGAACCATGAAGAAGAGGTCACTACAAACACTGCGGGGTCAATAGACGGCCCATCAGAACAAGTGTCGGATGATGCTGCAGAACATTGCACCCTAATATTTGCTGACACAACCAGCGCACACGCAGATCCAAATTCAGATTGTTGTCATTTGGTCGTTGAAGGCTCCACCTCAGCCTGCTTGTTAGGAGAAGAACAAACCAGTACAGTGGCCTTGACAAGCACGTCCCCCCGGACAACCCAGCAGGCTCAAGATATGTCAAGATGCTTGGGGCGCTCTGTGAACCCGGCAGAGGAACAACCTCAAGCGGAAGCAACAACACAGCCCAAAACAAACAGTAATTCATCGTGTGAATCTCCTGAAGAGGAGGCACAAGTCGACTGTGGCCCGGCCTCCTGGAAGGCTGACTTCAATTTTGAGGATGTCTTCAAATGCAGGGGACAGCGCTCAGTGCGCCGCAGCCTACGGAACCAAAGGAACACAGATAATGACTCTGGTCTGGCCTGGGTGCCTCGGATCTCACCTGAAATAAGAAAAAGAACCGTCAAGAAGATGCAGAATCGCAGATTCAGTTCGATTATTTAA
- the cdca2 gene encoding cell division cycle-associated protein 2 isoform X2 — protein sequence MEMANEQMLIVDKKTDESKMSPSKDPETVSRESLEFQKLTPSQFGITVQSFNPVASGSKEKSHLAKLKARRRRSNVGVRGSPETNSLIRFIAQQKLKNSSNCQTPELVRGSPFLPRVASTLKQKIASFQTLVFVEESEVCDQDDNTGGCMTTKDYLSDEHNQEGKENHHRAASPSPSKKRRVGPLKGCQVQIRVAHTPDLPLNGRDKEGDKEPVAECNDNVKPEPVPSSETEEETQPVLPCTPLRGYRERHMSLEHHAFSSKNNQQENVFEPQSPSRPQPSDLTSLSPEESFSVFQFSSVPSQSSEASESSEASAEKKKKKRVHFGCPLSPEFFDTQLPPSTPLQKGQTPARASTPGGILKKTPQRSESFTPQAQRDLCSMFGASPAPMSLDHRMLHMAEDGVEKFEKMIFPSTADSDSTIMSDTELMNCTQLNLNDAFDDEALSPAVPTDVKSEIRPAYESNALNERESLSEEKQPEAVGDPAPRLKNWENKAAEESESTNEFPAARTRKRKLPEKSQPVRRSTRSAAKPSETIKLASKAAANRWKREVNVSLYGSRTYASKNPSLSPIIELFQSVAAQGCLPTSCADENAYLKNNASESESSGPGTSVCIGESSSEAPWSSGKKASGTNRSSSRPRTTRRGLRKGRVSMHDLLRVEPQMQTDEKESENHEEEVTTNTAGSIDGPSEQVSDDAAEHCTLIFADTTSAHADPNSDCCHLVVEGSTSACLLGEEQTSTVALTSTSPRTTQQAQDMSRCLGRSVNPAEEQPQAEATTQPKTNSNSSCESPEEEAQVDCGPASWKADFNFEDVFKCRGQRSVRRSLRNQRNTDNDSGLAWVPRISPEIRKRTVKKMQNRRFSSII from the exons ATGGAG ATGGCCAATGAACAAATGCTCATTGTGGACAAGAAGACAGACGAGAGCAAAATGTCCCCTTCAAAGGATCCTGAAACTGTATCAAGGGAGTCTCTGGAGTTTCAGAAACTCACACCTTCTCAGTTTGGGATTACTGTGCAAAGTTTCAACCCAGTAGCATCTGGAAGCAAAG AAAAATCTCATTTGGCAAAATTGAAGGCAAGACGAAGACGTTCTAATGTAGGTGTGAGAGGCTCACCAGAAACAAACTCGCTCATCCGCTTCATTGCACAACAAAAACTGAAGAATTCCTCCAACTGTCAAACTCCAGAG CTTGTCAGAGGTAGCCCCTTCCTTCCTCGAGTAGCATCCACCCTGAAGCAGAAAATAGCTTCCTTCCAGACTTTGGTGTTTGTGGAGGAGAGCGAGGTTTGCGATCAGGATGACAACACTGGTGGATGCATGACGACAAAGGATTATCTTTCTG atgAACACAACCAAGAAGGGAAAGAGAACCACCATCGAGCAGCTTCACCCTCACCCAGCAAGAAGCGTCGTGTGGGCCCCCTCAAAGGCTGTCAAGTGCAGATTAGAGTTGCACACACTCCAGACCTTCCCTTAAATGGCAGAGACAAGGAG GGAGATAAGGAGCCAGTGGCAGAATGCAATGACAATGTCAAACCAGAACCTGTGCCGTCAAGTGAGACTGAAGAAGAAACCCAACCTGTGCTTCCTTGTACACCTCTTCGTGGTTACCGTGAACGACACATGTCCTTGGAACATCATGCCTTTTCCTCCAAAAATAACCAGCAG GAAAATGTGTTTGAACCTCAAAGCCCCAGCCGACCACAGCCTAGTGACCTTACATCACTTTCGCCAGAGGAATCTTTCTCTGTTTTCCAGTTCTCTTCGGTCCCGTCTCAATCATCTG AAGCAAGCGAGTCGTCTGAGGCATCtgcagaaaagaagaaaaagaagcggGTGCATTTTGGATGCCCACTTTCCCCTGAGTTTTTTGATACGCAACTGCCTCCCAGCACCCCGTTGCAGAAAGGGCAAACGCCAGCTCGAGCCTCCACACCAGGTGGGATCTTAAAGAAGACACCGCAGAGGAGTGAGTCTTTCACTCCACAAGCCCAGCGAGATCTTTGCAGTATGTTTGGTGCCTCCCCGGCGCCAATGTCACTTGACCACAGAATGCTCCATATGGCGGAAGATGGGGTGGAGAAGTTTGAAAAG ATGATTTTTCCTTCAACAGCAGACAGTGATTCTACAATTATGTCTGATACAG AATTGATGAATTGCACCCAGCTGAATTTAAATGATGCTTTCGATGATGAGGCTCTTTCCCCAGCAGTACCAACAG ACGTGAAGTCTGAAATAAGGCCAGCCTATGAGTCAAACGCCCTGAACGAGCGTGAGTCTTTATCAGAGGAAAAACAACCTGAGGCTGTCGGTGACCCTGCACCCAGATTGAAGAACTGGGAAAATAAG GCAGCAGAAGAATCTGAATCTACAAATGAATTTCCAGCTGCTCGTACTCGTAAGAGGAAG cttcctgAAAAGAGCCAGCCTGTGAGGAGGTCGACACGCTCTGCTGCCAAGCCTTCTGAGACGATTAAA CTGGCCTCTAAAGCAGCAGCAAATCGGTGGAAAAGGGAAGTCAACGTTTCTCTTTACGGCTCTCGAACATATGCATCCAAGAATCCTAGCCTCAGTCCCATCATAGAGTTGTTCCAGTCAGTAGCAGCACAGGGCTGTCTCCCTACTAGCTGTGCAG ATGAAAATGCATACTTGAAGAATAACGCCAGTGAGTCAGAAAGCAGTGGCCCCGGGACTTCAGTGTGTATTGGTGAGAGTTCATCAGAAGCGCCCTGGTCCTCTGGCAAAAAAGCCTCAGGGACTAACAGGTCCTCATCAAGGCCCAGGACCACAAGGCGAGGATTAAGGAAGGGCAGAGTTTCAATGCACGATCTGCTACGTGTGGAGCCTCAGATGCAGACCGATGAGAAGGAAAGCGAGAACCATGAAGAAGAGGTCACTACAAACACTGCGGGGTCAATAGACGGCCCATCAGAACAAGTGTCGGATGATGCTGCAGAACATTGCACCCTAATATTTGCTGACACAACCAGCGCACACGCAGATCCAAATTCAGATTGTTGTCATTTGGTCGTTGAAGGCTCCACCTCAGCCTGCTTGTTAGGAGAAGAACAAACCAGTACAGTGGCCTTGACAAGCACGTCCCCCCGGACAACCCAGCAGGCTCAAGATATGTCAAGATGCTTGGGGCGCTCTGTGAACCCGGCAGAGGAACAACCTCAAGCGGAAGCAACAACACAGCCCAAAACAAACAGTAATTCATCGTGTGAATCTCCTGAAGAGGAGGCACAAGTCGACTGTGGCCCGGCCTCCTGGAAGGCTGACTTCAATTTTGAGGATGTCTTCAAATGCAGGGGACAGCGCTCAGTGCGCCGCAGCCTACGGAACCAAAGGAACACAGATAATGACTCTGGTCTGGCCTGGGTGCCTCGGATCTCACCTGAAATAAGAAAAAGAACCGTCAAGAAGATGCAGAATCGCAGATTCAGTTCGATTATTTAA
- the cdca2 gene encoding cell division cycle-associated protein 2 isoform X1 yields the protein MEMANEQMLIVDKKTDESKMSPSKDPETVSRESLEFQKLTPSQFGITVQSFNPVASGSKEKSHLAKLKARRRRSNVGVRGSPETNSLIRFIAQQKLKNSSNCQTPEQLVRGSPFLPRVASTLKQKIASFQTLVFVEESEVCDQDDNTGGCMTTKDYLSDEHNQEGKENHHRAASPSPSKKRRVGPLKGCQVQIRVAHTPDLPLNGRDKEGDKEPVAECNDNVKPEPVPSSETEEETQPVLPCTPLRGYRERHMSLEHHAFSSKNNQQENVFEPQSPSRPQPSDLTSLSPEESFSVFQFSSVPSQSSEASESSEASAEKKKKKRVHFGCPLSPEFFDTQLPPSTPLQKGQTPARASTPGGILKKTPQRSESFTPQAQRDLCSMFGASPAPMSLDHRMLHMAEDGVEKFEKMIFPSTADSDSTIMSDTELMNCTQLNLNDAFDDEALSPAVPTDVKSEIRPAYESNALNERESLSEEKQPEAVGDPAPRLKNWENKAAEESESTNEFPAARTRKRKLPEKSQPVRRSTRSAAKPSETIKLASKAAANRWKREVNVSLYGSRTYASKNPSLSPIIELFQSVAAQGCLPTSCADENAYLKNNASESESSGPGTSVCIGESSSEAPWSSGKKASGTNRSSSRPRTTRRGLRKGRVSMHDLLRVEPQMQTDEKESENHEEEVTTNTAGSIDGPSEQVSDDAAEHCTLIFADTTSAHADPNSDCCHLVVEGSTSACLLGEEQTSTVALTSTSPRTTQQAQDMSRCLGRSVNPAEEQPQAEATTQPKTNSNSSCESPEEEAQVDCGPASWKADFNFEDVFKCRGQRSVRRSLRNQRNTDNDSGLAWVPRISPEIRKRTVKKMQNRRFSSII from the exons ATGGAG ATGGCCAATGAACAAATGCTCATTGTGGACAAGAAGACAGACGAGAGCAAAATGTCCCCTTCAAAGGATCCTGAAACTGTATCAAGGGAGTCTCTGGAGTTTCAGAAACTCACACCTTCTCAGTTTGGGATTACTGTGCAAAGTTTCAACCCAGTAGCATCTGGAAGCAAAG AAAAATCTCATTTGGCAAAATTGAAGGCAAGACGAAGACGTTCTAATGTAGGTGTGAGAGGCTCACCAGAAACAAACTCGCTCATCCGCTTCATTGCACAACAAAAACTGAAGAATTCCTCCAACTGTCAAACTCCAGAG CAGCTTGTCAGAGGTAGCCCCTTCCTTCCTCGAGTAGCATCCACCCTGAAGCAGAAAATAGCTTCCTTCCAGACTTTGGTGTTTGTGGAGGAGAGCGAGGTTTGCGATCAGGATGACAACACTGGTGGATGCATGACGACAAAGGATTATCTTTCTG atgAACACAACCAAGAAGGGAAAGAGAACCACCATCGAGCAGCTTCACCCTCACCCAGCAAGAAGCGTCGTGTGGGCCCCCTCAAAGGCTGTCAAGTGCAGATTAGAGTTGCACACACTCCAGACCTTCCCTTAAATGGCAGAGACAAGGAG GGAGATAAGGAGCCAGTGGCAGAATGCAATGACAATGTCAAACCAGAACCTGTGCCGTCAAGTGAGACTGAAGAAGAAACCCAACCTGTGCTTCCTTGTACACCTCTTCGTGGTTACCGTGAACGACACATGTCCTTGGAACATCATGCCTTTTCCTCCAAAAATAACCAGCAG GAAAATGTGTTTGAACCTCAAAGCCCCAGCCGACCACAGCCTAGTGACCTTACATCACTTTCGCCAGAGGAATCTTTCTCTGTTTTCCAGTTCTCTTCGGTCCCGTCTCAATCATCTG AAGCAAGCGAGTCGTCTGAGGCATCtgcagaaaagaagaaaaagaagcggGTGCATTTTGGATGCCCACTTTCCCCTGAGTTTTTTGATACGCAACTGCCTCCCAGCACCCCGTTGCAGAAAGGGCAAACGCCAGCTCGAGCCTCCACACCAGGTGGGATCTTAAAGAAGACACCGCAGAGGAGTGAGTCTTTCACTCCACAAGCCCAGCGAGATCTTTGCAGTATGTTTGGTGCCTCCCCGGCGCCAATGTCACTTGACCACAGAATGCTCCATATGGCGGAAGATGGGGTGGAGAAGTTTGAAAAG ATGATTTTTCCTTCAACAGCAGACAGTGATTCTACAATTATGTCTGATACAG AATTGATGAATTGCACCCAGCTGAATTTAAATGATGCTTTCGATGATGAGGCTCTTTCCCCAGCAGTACCAACAG ACGTGAAGTCTGAAATAAGGCCAGCCTATGAGTCAAACGCCCTGAACGAGCGTGAGTCTTTATCAGAGGAAAAACAACCTGAGGCTGTCGGTGACCCTGCACCCAGATTGAAGAACTGGGAAAATAAG GCAGCAGAAGAATCTGAATCTACAAATGAATTTCCAGCTGCTCGTACTCGTAAGAGGAAG cttcctgAAAAGAGCCAGCCTGTGAGGAGGTCGACACGCTCTGCTGCCAAGCCTTCTGAGACGATTAAA CTGGCCTCTAAAGCAGCAGCAAATCGGTGGAAAAGGGAAGTCAACGTTTCTCTTTACGGCTCTCGAACATATGCATCCAAGAATCCTAGCCTCAGTCCCATCATAGAGTTGTTCCAGTCAGTAGCAGCACAGGGCTGTCTCCCTACTAGCTGTGCAG ATGAAAATGCATACTTGAAGAATAACGCCAGTGAGTCAGAAAGCAGTGGCCCCGGGACTTCAGTGTGTATTGGTGAGAGTTCATCAGAAGCGCCCTGGTCCTCTGGCAAAAAAGCCTCAGGGACTAACAGGTCCTCATCAAGGCCCAGGACCACAAGGCGAGGATTAAGGAAGGGCAGAGTTTCAATGCACGATCTGCTACGTGTGGAGCCTCAGATGCAGACCGATGAGAAGGAAAGCGAGAACCATGAAGAAGAGGTCACTACAAACACTGCGGGGTCAATAGACGGCCCATCAGAACAAGTGTCGGATGATGCTGCAGAACATTGCACCCTAATATTTGCTGACACAACCAGCGCACACGCAGATCCAAATTCAGATTGTTGTCATTTGGTCGTTGAAGGCTCCACCTCAGCCTGCTTGTTAGGAGAAGAACAAACCAGTACAGTGGCCTTGACAAGCACGTCCCCCCGGACAACCCAGCAGGCTCAAGATATGTCAAGATGCTTGGGGCGCTCTGTGAACCCGGCAGAGGAACAACCTCAAGCGGAAGCAACAACACAGCCCAAAACAAACAGTAATTCATCGTGTGAATCTCCTGAAGAGGAGGCACAAGTCGACTGTGGCCCGGCCTCCTGGAAGGCTGACTTCAATTTTGAGGATGTCTTCAAATGCAGGGGACAGCGCTCAGTGCGCCGCAGCCTACGGAACCAAAGGAACACAGATAATGACTCTGGTCTGGCCTGGGTGCCTCGGATCTCACCTGAAATAAGAAAAAGAACCGTCAAGAAGATGCAGAATCGCAGATTCAGTTCGATTATTTAA